CAACTGCGTGGGTGCGTCGTCGTTGCGCTCCTATGCGGTACTGACCAGTTCCGGTACCGACGCCGACGACATCGTCGCCTACTACGGCGTCGCGAAGGTCTTCTGATGCGCGCCATCGTGCCGCTGGCCGCGGCCGCGGCTGTCGCGGCCACCCTGTTCACGTCTGCCACCGCAGCCGCCGACCCTGGCGCAGGCGAACCGCCCGCCCCGCCGTTGCCACCCGTACCGGCCGACCCTGTGCCGGCGCCGACGGGGCCGGCATCCGCACTCGGTCCCGCGCTGCAGGGCCCGGTGGCGGCACTCACCCAGAACACGCAGGAACTGATGCTCGGTCAGTACGCGGTGCCCTCGGTACCTGGATCGGCCCCGGCGCTCGCGCCCGATGCCTCGGTGCTCGCCATCAGCCAGTTCCTGAACCCGCTGAACTTCCAGGTCCAGAATCCCGGTCCGGACTCGGCGCCGACCTCGCCCTACCCCCTCGATCCCATGCAACCGGGTCCGTTCGACCGGGTGAACGACCTGCGCGCCACCCATGCGATGGTGCACGGCGCGCTGGGCCGGATGAACATCGCCGACCTCGGCCGGCCACTGCCCGGTACCGCTCCGCCGGAGGGGACGAACATCCCACCGGGACCGGTTCAGTTTCTGCCCGTCCCCGCCGTGCCCGAGGCTCTGCTGCCGTAGGACTCTGCACGCCGTCTGTCACGGTCGTCGCGACCGCTGTTGCGCACCCACGAACGTCGAGCGCGGCTGAATTCTCGCGATCGCAGTCTCTGCCGGTCGTTTACTGGCGAACCCTCGATGCCGGCGGTGATCGGTACCGGGCAGACGGCGCACAGCTGTTACTCTCGTAGACTGTTTGACGCACGCCTGCGTAGGTTGCAAAACCGCAGCTAGGCGGCGCGAGACTTTAACCAGACGCTGGTAACGACCCAGCCCCATCGGCACGCCGCGTAACGAAGCCGGCCTGCGCAGGAGGAAGAGTGCTTTCGGCTTTCATCTCGTCGCTGCGGACTGCCGACCTCCGAAAGAAGATTCTCTTCACTCTCGGTTTGGTCGTGCTGTACCGCGTCGGCGCGGCGGTCCCGTCGCCCGGCGTGAACTACCCGAACGTCCAGCAGTGCATCGAGCAGGTCTCCGGTGGTGACTCGGCGCAGATCTACTCGCTGATCAACCTGTTCTCCGGAGGCGCGCTGCTGCAGCTGTCGATCTTCGCGGTGGGCGTCATGCCCTATATCACCGCGAGCATCATCGTCCAGCTGCTGACGGTCGTCATCCCGCGTTTCGAACAGCTGCGCAAAGAGGGTCAGGCCGGTCAGGCCAAGATGACCCAGTACACCCGCTATCTGTCGGTCGCTTTGGCGATCCTGCAGGCCACCAGCATCGTCGCGATGGCCGCCAACGGCGCCCTCCTGCAGGGTTGCTCGCTGGAGATCATCGACGACTCCTCTATCTGGGGCCTGGTCGTCATCGTCCTGGTCATGACCGCCGGCGCGTCGCTGGTCATGTGGATGGGCGAGCTGGTCACCGAGCGCGGTATCGGCAACGGCATGTCGCTGCTGATCTTCGCCGGTATCGCCGCCCGCATCCCGTCCGAGGGCAAGATGATCCTGGACGCCCGCGGTGGCCTGGTCTTCACCTTCGTGTGCATCGGTGCCCTGGCCATCCTGGTCGGCGTCGTGTTCGTCGAGCAGGGCCAACGCCGCATCCCGGTCCAGTACGCCAAGCGCATGGTCGGCAGGCGCATGTACGGCGGAACGTCGACCTACCTGCCGCTGAAGGTCAACCAGGCCGGCGTCATCCCCGTCATCTTCGCGTCCTCGCTGATCTACATCCCGCAGCTCATCACACAGCTGATCGACAGCGGCCGCAGCAACCCGGGCACCGGCTGGTGGAGTTCGTTCGTCGCCAATCATCTGTCGAACCCGACCAGCATCACCCACATCGCCATCTACTTCGGCCTGATCGTCTTCTTCACCTACTTCTATGTGTCGATCACGTTCAATCCCGAGGAACGTGCCGACGAGATGAAGAAGTTCGGCGGCTTCATCCCGGGCATCCGCCCCGGCAAGCCGACCGCCGATTACCTGCGCTACGTGCTGAGCCGGATCACCCTGCCGGGGTCGATCTACCTGGGCGCCATCGCGGTTCTCCCGAACGTGTTCCTGCAGGCCGGTAGCGGTGGCGCCACCCTGCAGAACCTGCCGTTCGGTGGTGTCGCGGTGCTGATCATGATCGGCGTGGGTCTGGACACCGTGAAGCAGATCGAGAGCCAGCTGATGCAGCGCAACTACGAAGGATTCCTCAAGTGAGAATTGTTTTGCTCGGTCCCCCCGGCGCCGGAAAAGGCACGCAGGCGGAGAAGCTCGCGGCCCAGCTCGGCATCCCGCAGATCTCGACCGGCGACCTGTTCCGCCACAACATCAGCAATGGGACCCCGCTCGGCGTGGAGGCCAAGAAGTATCTCGACGCCGGTGACCTGGTCCCGGCCTCGTTGACCAACGCGCTGGTCGATGACCGTATCGATCACGACGATGCGGCCGGCGGGTTCATCCTCGACGGTTTCCCGCGTTCGGTGGAGCAGGCCGAGGCGCTCAAGGAGATGCTGGCCAAGCGCGGTCTGAAGCTGGACGCCGTGGTCGAGTTCCGGGTGCCCGAAGACGAACTGGTCGAGCGGCTCAAGGGCCGCGGTCGTGCCGATGACACCGAGGAAGTCATCCGCAACCGCTTCAAGGTCTACCGCGACGAGACCGCGCCGCTGCTGGACTACTACGCCGGTGAACTGAAGACCGTCGACGCCGTCGGCAGCCTCGATGAGGTGTTCGCTCGGGCGCTGGCCGCCCTCGGCAAGTAACCGGCCGCCGGTGATCAACGTGCCCGGCCTGCGTCGCAAGGTCGTCCCGCAGCGCAGTCCCGGTGAGCTCGACGCGATGGCCGCGGCCGGAGCGCTGGTCGCCGCGGCACTGCGCGCCGTGCAGCAGGCCGCCAAGCCCGGCGTCTCCACCGGTGAGCTCGACCGAGTCGCCGAGTCGGTGATCCGCGACGGTGGCGGCGTGCCGTCCTTCCTGGGGTATCACGGTTTCCCGGCGACCGTCTGCGCGTCGGTCAACGACCGCGTCGTGCACGGCATCCCGTCGGACAGCGAGATCCTGGCCGACGGTGACCTGGTCTCCATCGACTGCGGGGCCATCCTCGACGACTGGCACGGCGATTCGGCCGTCACCTTCGGGGTGGGCACCCTGATCGAGGCTGACGAGAAGCTCTCCGCGGCCACCCGGTTCTCGATGGAGGCCGGCATCGCGGCCATGCTGCCGGGCAACCGGTTGACCGACGTCTCGCACGCCATCGAGAAGGGCACCCACGCCGCCGAGGCCCGTGACGACCGCCGCTACGGCATCGTGGCCGGCTACGGCGGACACGCCATCGGCCGCGAGATGCACATGGACCCGTTCCTGCCCAACGAGGGATCGCCCGGGCGGGGTCCCTACCTGGAGGTCGGTTCGGTGTTGGCAATCGAGCCGATGCTCACCCTCGGCACCACCAACACCAAGGTGCTCGACGACGACTGGACCGTCGTCACCACCGACGGCTCGCGGGCGGCGCATTGGGAGCACACCGTCGCCGTGACCGCCGACGGGCCGCGCATCCTCACGCTGTAGCGCTCAGCTCGGCTCGCCCGATCCGTCGAGCAGGGTCAGGGTCTCCCAGTTCTGCTGAGTCGCCGCGGCCGCCGCCTCGGCGTCGCGGCGGCGGCAGCACTCGATGATCCGCTCGTGTTGGGCTATCGACTGCCGGCCCGACAGCGAGGAGAATCGCTGATACTCCAGGCGTCGCAACACCGGGGTCACCGTTTCCAAAGCCACGGAGATCGCGTGGTTGCCACTCGCCTCGACCGCGACATCGTGAAAGCGGGTATCGGCGCGCATGGCGGCGGCGG
This DNA window, taken from Mycolicibacterium neoaurum, encodes the following:
- the map gene encoding type I methionyl aminopeptidase, which codes for MINVPGLRRKVVPQRSPGELDAMAAAGALVAAALRAVQQAAKPGVSTGELDRVAESVIRDGGGVPSFLGYHGFPATVCASVNDRVVHGIPSDSEILADGDLVSIDCGAILDDWHGDSAVTFGVGTLIEADEKLSAATRFSMEAGIAAMLPGNRLTDVSHAIEKGTHAAEARDDRRYGIVAGYGGHAIGREMHMDPFLPNEGSPGRGPYLEVGSVLAIEPMLTLGTTNTKVLDDDWTVVTTDGSRAAHWEHTVAVTADGPRILTL
- a CDS encoding adenylate kinase, whose amino-acid sequence is MRIVLLGPPGAGKGTQAEKLAAQLGIPQISTGDLFRHNISNGTPLGVEAKKYLDAGDLVPASLTNALVDDRIDHDDAAGGFILDGFPRSVEQAEALKEMLAKRGLKLDAVVEFRVPEDELVERLKGRGRADDTEEVIRNRFKVYRDETAPLLDYYAGELKTVDAVGSLDEVFARALAALGK
- the secY gene encoding preprotein translocase subunit SecY, with amino-acid sequence MLSAFISSLRTADLRKKILFTLGLVVLYRVGAAVPSPGVNYPNVQQCIEQVSGGDSAQIYSLINLFSGGALLQLSIFAVGVMPYITASIIVQLLTVVIPRFEQLRKEGQAGQAKMTQYTRYLSVALAILQATSIVAMAANGALLQGCSLEIIDDSSIWGLVVIVLVMTAGASLVMWMGELVTERGIGNGMSLLIFAGIAARIPSEGKMILDARGGLVFTFVCIGALAILVGVVFVEQGQRRIPVQYAKRMVGRRMYGGTSTYLPLKVNQAGVIPVIFASSLIYIPQLITQLIDSGRSNPGTGWWSSFVANHLSNPTSITHIAIYFGLIVFFTYFYVSITFNPEERADEMKKFGGFIPGIRPGKPTADYLRYVLSRITLPGSIYLGAIAVLPNVFLQAGSGGATLQNLPFGGVAVLIMIGVGLDTVKQIESQLMQRNYEGFLK